One Salinimonas marina DNA segment encodes these proteins:
- a CDS encoding EVE domain-containing protein produces the protein MAYWLFKTEPDVFGIDDLRKRPDQTEPWDGVRNYQARNFLRDAVETGDKVFIYHSSCKNVGIAGVAVVVKAGYPDATQFDPESAYYDPRATPENPRWYRVDVQFEEAFAQVLSLKDIKAMAQITETGVVKKGQRLSIMPVPDNEWRQLYQAAKAT, from the coding sequence ATGGCTTACTGGCTATTTAAAACCGAACCCGATGTGTTTGGCATTGATGATTTACGCAAGCGTCCTGACCAGACCGAACCCTGGGACGGGGTACGAAATTATCAGGCCCGCAACTTTTTACGTGATGCGGTTGAGACAGGCGATAAGGTTTTTATTTATCACTCAAGCTGCAAAAATGTTGGCATTGCCGGGGTGGCCGTAGTCGTGAAAGCAGGGTATCCGGATGCGACCCAGTTTGATCCCGAGAGCGCTTATTATGATCCCAGAGCGACCCCGGAAAACCCGCGGTGGTATCGGGTTGATGTGCAATTTGAAGAAGCCTTCGCGCAGGTTCTGTCATTAAAAGACATAAAAGCCATGGCGCAGATCACTGAAACCGGGGTGGTGAAAAAAGGCCAGCGACTTTCGATTATGCCGGTGCCCGACAACGAATGGCGACAGCTGTATCAGGCGGCCAAAGCCACCTGA
- a CDS encoding DNA/RNA non-specific endonuclease, translating to MRYSLFFLLFWLSFNAVAANCLHGCPSGINGTQVTRSVYTLHNNNSTKFANWVAYHVTPSTIDGPSRSRYWKADPALPETATLEPDDYKDAHALLGTDRGHQVPLASFSNSSDWRELNYLSNITPQDSDLNQGPWVRLESKVRELVRTGQPVYVVTGPLFESYFGTLPQADEEHIIPSGFFKVVMTEQNGWIEASAFVLEQSASRSDNFCAAEVAIDQVEQRSGLNIMPALPAYKEPSVEGQIGGLTTELGC from the coding sequence ATGAGATATAGTTTGTTTTTTCTGCTGTTCTGGCTATCTTTTAATGCTGTCGCAGCTAATTGCCTGCATGGGTGTCCAAGCGGTATTAATGGTACCCAGGTTACCCGCTCTGTTTATACCCTGCATAATAACAATTCAACCAAATTTGCCAACTGGGTGGCTTATCATGTAACGCCCTCCACCATAGATGGTCCCAGTCGCAGCCGGTACTGGAAAGCGGATCCTGCGTTGCCCGAAACCGCCACCCTGGAGCCTGACGATTATAAAGATGCCCACGCCCTGCTGGGCACCGACAGAGGCCACCAGGTGCCGCTGGCCTCCTTCAGCAATAGTTCTGATTGGCGGGAGCTGAATTACCTGTCTAATATCACTCCGCAAGACTCCGACCTGAATCAGGGTCCCTGGGTCCGATTAGAAAGCAAGGTCAGAGAATTGGTGCGCACCGGCCAACCGGTCTATGTGGTCACCGGGCCGTTATTTGAAAGCTACTTTGGCACCCTGCCCCAAGCCGATGAAGAGCATATTATCCCCAGTGGCTTTTTTAAAGTAGTGATGACTGAGCAAAACGGCTGGATTGAAGCCTCCGCGTTTGTGTTGGAGCAAAGCGCCTCACGAAGTGATAACTTTTGTGCAGCTGAAGTGGCGATTGATCAGGTTGAACAGCGCAGTGGTCTGAACATCATGCCCGCTTTACCTGCCTATAAAGAGCCATCAGTGGAAGGCCAGATAGGCGGACTGACCACAGAACTGGGCTGCTGA
- a CDS encoding nucleotidyltransferase family protein, producing MGRRHYCLNQAVGMDQVTRTARLVAQSEFHRACLQTVALLNLPDYFIGAGFLRNLIWDDIHGFTSPSPLNDVDVVYHHRADITKEAEQKYEARLRHLMPGVVWQVRNQARMHVHKQHAPYCTTTEALSFWVETATCVGIRQAPDQTYCISAPLGLADNWAGRVRQNPAFDDTVVYKQRIEAKGWHQRWPKLDIQ from the coding sequence ATGGGTAGGCGACATTACTGTTTGAACCAGGCGGTGGGCATGGACCAGGTAACAAGAACCGCGCGGCTTGTGGCGCAAAGTGAATTTCATCGGGCCTGTTTGCAAACGGTGGCGCTGCTGAATCTGCCTGATTACTTTATTGGTGCCGGTTTTTTACGGAATTTAATTTGGGATGATATCCATGGCTTCACTTCGCCCAGCCCTTTGAACGATGTGGATGTGGTCTATCATCACCGTGCGGATATCACTAAAGAAGCTGAACAAAAATACGAGGCCCGGCTTAGGCATCTGATGCCTGGGGTGGTTTGGCAGGTTCGAAATCAGGCCAGAATGCATGTGCATAAGCAGCATGCTCCGTATTGTACGACTACTGAAGCATTAAGTTTCTGGGTAGAAACCGCCACCTGTGTGGGGATACGACAAGCGCCTGACCAAACCTACTGTATTAGCGCACCACTGGGGTTGGCCGACAACTGGGCCGGACGGGTACGACAAAATCCGGCATTTGATGATACGGTAGTCTATAAACAGCGTATTGAAGCCAAGGGCTGGCATCAGCGATGGCCAAAGCTGGACATACAATAA
- a CDS encoding exopolysaccharide biosynthesis protein yields the protein MTSSTIMDLLDKLVEDTQETVTVEDVVSSFEERGFGPLLLIPSLLVILPTGAIPGVPSICGITLFMVCIQLAAGRDHPWLPKALRERSISHDKLEKATEKSRPYICKIENLFTSRFTVISNKAMRTFIAALSAIVALSMIPLEVMPFAASLPALALTLTAVGITYRDGVVIAIGLLLQASTGILLYQVMGML from the coding sequence ATGACAAGCAGTACTATCATGGACTTGCTGGATAAGCTGGTCGAAGACACTCAGGAAACGGTTACCGTAGAAGATGTGGTATCGTCCTTTGAGGAGCGTGGCTTCGGGCCATTATTACTGATTCCGTCGCTGCTGGTGATTTTGCCTACCGGGGCGATCCCGGGCGTGCCCTCTATCTGTGGTATCACCTTATTTATGGTATGTATTCAATTAGCAGCAGGACGCGATCATCCCTGGTTGCCTAAAGCATTACGAGAGCGCTCCATTTCCCATGATAAACTTGAAAAGGCGACCGAAAAATCACGGCCGTATATTTGCAAAATCGAAAACTTATTTACCTCACGCTTTACGGTAATATCCAATAAAGCCATGCGCACCTTTATCGCCGCTCTTAGTGCAATTGTCGCGCTGAGTATGATCCCGCTGGAGGTAATGCCTTTTGCTGCGTCTTTGCCTGCCTTGGCCTTAACCCTAACGGCGGTGGGGATCACATACCGTGATGGTGTAGTCATTGCCATTGGTTTGTTATTGCAAGCGTCAACCGGTATCTTGCTGTACCAGGTAATGGGGATGCTATAA
- a CDS encoding MipA/OmpV family protein: MGLGVEYEAAYEGADEFGVEVDPAGAVQWRRGNDIFYWAGEALGWRGLRSANWLFDAALAFDEGREESDSDEAHLNGLGDAEEGFEVVLQVRRAFNDDWRYWLDARIITGEDGNLGLFGMGYRFGKQRNGTGSEIAIAVVFHDSDYANHDFGIDAAQAAASGLVEIQLSGGFRSVGFNYNYRNYINQNWQFFGEIVYEHYGSEIQDSPIARKNYEAEVGVGFIYVF, encoded by the coding sequence TTGGGTCTGGGGGTTGAATACGAAGCGGCCTACGAAGGGGCCGATGAATTTGGCGTTGAAGTTGACCCTGCGGGTGCGGTGCAATGGCGTCGTGGCAACGATATATTTTATTGGGCCGGAGAAGCTTTAGGGTGGCGTGGACTGCGTTCTGCTAACTGGCTATTCGATGCGGCGCTGGCTTTTGATGAGGGCCGTGAAGAAAGTGACTCCGATGAGGCTCACCTGAACGGTTTGGGCGATGCTGAGGAGGGGTTTGAAGTTGTGCTGCAGGTACGTCGCGCCTTCAACGATGATTGGCGCTATTGGCTGGATGCACGCATTATAACCGGCGAAGACGGCAATTTAGGCCTATTCGGGATGGGGTATCGTTTTGGCAAGCAGCGTAACGGCACGGGGTCTGAAATTGCGATTGCTGTGGTGTTTCATGACAGTGATTATGCTAACCACGATTTTGGCATAGACGCAGCCCAGGCGGCGGCATCGGGGCTTGTTGAAATTCAGCTGAGTGGGGGATTTCGCTCAGTTGGTTTTAATTATAATTATCGTAATTATATCAATCAAAACTGGCAGTTTTTTGGCGAAATAGTCTACGAACATTACGGTAGTGAAATACAGGATAGCCCCATTGCCCGCAAAAACTATGAAGCAGAAGTAGGGGTAGGATTTATATACGTATTTTGA
- a CDS encoding MFS transporter has product MPIALFALTLSAFAIGTTEFVIVGLVPTIAADLGVSLPSAGLLVSLYAVGVAIGAPVLTALTGRWNRKHVLLSLMALFVAGNLLAWQAPGYESLIIARVLTGLAHGVFFSIGSTIATGLVAREKEASAIAIMFTGLTVALVTGVPLGTWIGQNFGWRATFLVVSCLGTLALIGSALLVPNNLKQSKAASLNEQIKVLVQPRLLLVYIMTILGYGGTFTAFTYLAPILQEETGFAPSAISLIMLVYGVSVAVGNIYGGKLADKKGPVRALSLIFVGLSIILLALTFTMESKIAAVITVLVWGAFAFGSVPGLQVYIVQLAEKFAPNAVDVASGLNIAAFNIGIALGSIIGGTIVEDLQLADTAWIGALITLAALIATRYSGHLDKHSLATS; this is encoded by the coding sequence ATGCCGATTGCCCTATTTGCATTAACCCTGAGTGCGTTTGCCATTGGCACCACTGAGTTTGTTATTGTGGGTCTGGTACCCACTATCGCCGCCGATCTTGGTGTGTCATTACCCAGTGCCGGCTTACTGGTAAGCTTGTATGCTGTGGGTGTGGCCATTGGTGCGCCGGTATTAACCGCGCTCACCGGTCGCTGGAACCGTAAGCATGTTTTGCTTAGCCTGATGGCGTTGTTTGTGGCCGGAAATTTACTGGCCTGGCAGGCTCCAGGTTATGAAAGCCTGATTATAGCCCGCGTTCTGACCGGGCTTGCTCACGGGGTGTTCTTTTCGATAGGCTCTACTATTGCTACCGGACTGGTGGCCAGAGAAAAAGAAGCCAGCGCCATCGCCATTATGTTTACCGGGCTCACCGTGGCGCTTGTTACCGGCGTCCCCCTAGGGACCTGGATTGGCCAAAATTTTGGATGGCGGGCCACGTTTTTGGTGGTGTCCTGCCTGGGAACCCTGGCGTTAATTGGCAGCGCTTTATTAGTGCCCAATAACCTGAAGCAGAGCAAAGCGGCAAGTCTGAATGAGCAGATTAAGGTTTTGGTACAGCCTCGTTTGCTGCTGGTTTATATAATGACCATCCTGGGTTACGGCGGAACGTTTACTGCTTTTACCTACCTGGCCCCGATTTTACAGGAAGAAACCGGTTTTGCCCCCTCGGCCATAAGTCTGATTATGCTGGTCTACGGCGTATCTGTAGCGGTGGGAAATATCTATGGCGGCAAACTGGCTGACAAAAAAGGCCCGGTTCGCGCCCTTAGCTTGATATTTGTGGGTCTTAGCATCATTCTTTTAGCTCTTACATTTACTATGGAAAGTAAGATTGCTGCTGTGATTACGGTGCTGGTATGGGGTGCGTTTGCCTTCGGTAGCGTGCCCGGCTTACAGGTATATATTGTGCAGCTGGCAGAAAAATTTGCCCCCAATGCTGTAGATGTAGCCTCGGGTCTTAATATTGCAGCCTTCAACATTGGTATTGCCTTAGGATCTATTATCGGCGGGACAATTGTAGAGGATTTACAGCTTGCAGATACGGCCTGGATTGGGGCGCTGATCACGTTAGCAGCTTTGATAGCCACCCGTTACAGCGGCCACCTGGACAAGCATTCGCTGGCCACATCTTAA